The following coding sequences lie in one Thalassoglobus polymorphus genomic window:
- a CDS encoding DUF1501 domain-containing protein: MMNLLNRRNWLASTACGFGSLAFHGLASAESDSLAVASENPLAAKQPMFPAKAKRVIFLFMQGGPSQVDSFDYKPILEKHHGEKFEFRDARKMARGNSGDQETLMKPLWKFRQYGETGHAVSDLFPHIGQRVDDLCFVHSMHTNGVAHGPSTLFLHTGALNLIRPSMGSWINYGLGTENNNLPGFVTISPSSANGGPRNYSNSFLPACYQGTAIGRAEQSSHQVKFRHIQNPFFDQPVQEKQFQLLRELNASQLGSRQDSELEAVISSYELAWRMQMHAPQLLDLSEESESTMKLYGIDQKETEDFGRQCLMARRMAEQGVRFVQVNYSDNGSNPRWDQHSKMERHAIHAKATDQPVAGLLIDLKKRGLLEDTLVWWGGEFGRNPFSQGADGRDHNPKGFTHFLAGGGVKQAFKYGATDEFGHEAVENKIHMHDLHATILHLLGLDHERLTYRHAGRDFRLTDVEGHVAHDLIA; the protein is encoded by the coding sequence ATGATGAATTTGCTGAACCGAAGAAACTGGCTTGCATCCACTGCATGTGGGTTTGGTTCGCTTGCATTTCACGGGCTTGCCTCCGCAGAGTCTGATTCTCTTGCTGTGGCGAGTGAGAATCCGTTAGCGGCCAAGCAGCCGATGTTTCCTGCGAAGGCGAAACGGGTCATCTTTCTTTTCATGCAAGGTGGCCCCAGCCAGGTCGATAGCTTTGATTATAAGCCGATTCTGGAAAAGCATCACGGCGAGAAGTTTGAATTTCGTGATGCCAGAAAAATGGCGCGAGGGAATTCGGGTGATCAAGAAACCTTGATGAAACCACTGTGGAAGTTTCGTCAATACGGCGAGACAGGACACGCAGTTTCAGACCTGTTTCCACACATCGGACAGCGGGTCGATGATCTCTGTTTTGTGCATAGTATGCATACCAATGGAGTTGCACACGGACCGAGTACGCTGTTTCTGCATACCGGTGCTCTCAATCTCATTCGTCCCTCAATGGGGTCGTGGATCAACTACGGCCTCGGCACCGAGAACAATAACCTGCCCGGGTTTGTGACGATCTCACCATCGTCTGCCAATGGTGGACCAAGAAATTACTCGAATTCCTTTTTACCTGCCTGTTATCAAGGAACTGCGATTGGACGAGCGGAACAGTCAAGCCACCAAGTAAAGTTCCGACACATTCAGAACCCGTTTTTTGATCAACCAGTTCAGGAGAAGCAGTTTCAACTTTTGCGAGAATTAAACGCATCGCAACTCGGAAGTCGCCAGGATTCTGAACTCGAGGCCGTCATCTCTTCTTATGAACTTGCCTGGAGAATGCAGATGCACGCTCCGCAACTTCTCGATTTGTCGGAAGAGTCCGAGTCAACGATGAAGCTGTATGGCATTGACCAGAAAGAGACTGAAGACTTTGGGCGGCAATGTCTCATGGCGCGACGCATGGCGGAGCAGGGGGTCCGTTTCGTTCAGGTGAATTACAGTGACAACGGGTCGAATCCACGTTGGGATCAGCACAGCAAAATGGAGCGTCACGCAATCCATGCGAAAGCAACCGATCAACCTGTTGCAGGATTGTTGATTGACTTGAAAAAACGCGGCCTCCTCGAAGATACGCTCGTTTGGTGGGGCGGAGAATTTGGAAGAAATCCGTTTTCGCAAGGGGCCGATGGGCGCGATCACAATCCGAAAGGGTTTACCCACTTCCTGGCTGGCGGTGGAGTCAAACAGGCATTCAAGTACGGAGCGACCGATGAGTTCGGGCATGAAGCGGTCGAAAATAAAATCCACATGCACGACCTTCATGCCACAATCCTGCACTTGCTCGGGCTCGATCACGAACGGCTGACTTATCGCCACGCCGGTCGAGACTTCCGCCTGACGGATGTCGAAGGACACGTTGCGCACGATCTCATCGCTTGA
- a CDS encoding 3-hydroxyacyl-ACP dehydratase FabZ family protein — MRWFWIDKFIEFESGKQAKSVKNVSLAEEHLHDHFPGFPVMPCSLIIEGMAQTGGILLGESHKFKYLVFLAKVPKFKSHRPVRPGDQLIYTATLTDARDEGGMTSVTAHCEEELVAEAEIVFAHLSPEDAGVPGGVDQKNVVEIGLAGLLAETEIAD; from the coding sequence ATGCGCTGGTTCTGGATCGACAAATTCATCGAGTTCGAAAGTGGAAAACAGGCCAAGTCGGTGAAAAATGTTTCACTTGCTGAAGAGCACTTGCACGACCATTTCCCCGGATTCCCGGTCATGCCTTGTTCACTTATCATTGAAGGGATGGCCCAGACCGGAGGGATTTTGTTAGGGGAAAGCCACAAGTTTAAGTATCTTGTCTTTCTTGCCAAAGTTCCAAAGTTCAAATCTCATCGTCCGGTACGTCCGGGAGACCAGTTGATTTATACCGCCACCCTCACCGATGCCCGTGACGAAGGGGGCATGACTTCGGTCACGGCACATTGCGAGGAAGAACTTGTGGCAGAGGCCGAAATCGTCTTTGCTCATCTGAGTCCTGAAGATGCCGGAGTTCCGGGCGGAGTCGATCAAAAGAATGTCGTCGAAATCGGTCTCGCCGGGTTATTGGCTGAAACAGAAATCGCTGACTGA
- a CDS encoding acyl carrier protein yields the protein MADQEEIFEKIQEVLEDALGVDDDEVTPEATLVGDLGAESIDFLDIVFRLEKAFELKIPRAELFPEDLMSADAGYVEDGKINAEGIAAMRTKLPHADIDKFAEDPKVENVQNLYTVDMLCKFIGSKLDG from the coding sequence ATGGCTGATCAAGAAGAAATCTTCGAAAAAATTCAAGAGGTTCTGGAAGACGCACTTGGCGTCGATGACGACGAAGTGACTCCAGAGGCAACTCTTGTCGGTGACCTTGGAGCAGAGTCCATCGACTTTCTGGACATTGTTTTCCGCTTGGAAAAAGCATTCGAACTCAAGATTCCTCGTGCGGAACTTTTCCCCGAAGATCTGATGTCCGCCGATGCCGGGTATGTCGAAGACGGCAAAATCAACGCTGAGGGAATCGCCGCGATGCGAACAAAACTTCCTCACGCGGACATCGATAAGTTTGCGGAAGATCCAAAAGTCGAAAACGTTCAAAACTTGTATACTGTTGACATGCTTTGCAAGTTCATCGGTAGCAAACTCGACGGTTAA
- the fabG gene encoding 3-oxoacyl-[acyl-carrier-protein] reductase, translating to MLNLEGRVALVTGGSRGIGKSIVETLAKAGAKVAFVYRSSKESADAMVSELSETGLEVLAIQGDVSSKEDAERIVEEVVNKWERLDILVNNAGIINDGLLAIMEKDAWQSVIDTNLTGVYNFAQSVMRQMMSQRYGRIVNISSVAAEFGNQGQVNYAASKGGIQGLTRCLATEVGRRNVTVNAVAPGFIETDMTEAVRNAAEGEIKKRISVRRLGLPEDIANAVLFLASDEASYITGHVLTVDGGLTLGGF from the coding sequence ATGTTAAATTTAGAGGGGCGCGTTGCTCTAGTCACTGGTGGAAGCCGTGGAATTGGCAAAAGCATCGTCGAAACACTTGCTAAAGCTGGCGCAAAAGTTGCCTTTGTCTACCGTTCCAGTAAAGAATCGGCGGACGCGATGGTCTCCGAACTCTCAGAAACTGGTCTCGAAGTTCTCGCAATTCAAGGTGATGTCTCAAGTAAGGAAGATGCAGAACGCATTGTTGAAGAGGTCGTCAATAAGTGGGAACGACTCGACATCCTCGTGAACAATGCCGGAATCATCAATGACGGTCTGCTCGCCATCATGGAAAAAGATGCCTGGCAAAGCGTGATCGACACGAACCTGACCGGCGTTTACAACTTCGCACAATCAGTCATGCGACAAATGATGTCCCAGCGATACGGACGAATTGTCAATATTTCCAGTGTGGCTGCGGAATTTGGAAATCAGGGACAAGTCAATTATGCAGCCAGTAAAGGCGGAATTCAGGGACTGACTCGCTGCCTCGCAACAGAAGTCGGACGTCGAAACGTGACTGTGAACGCAGTTGCTCCCGGATTTATCGAGACAGACATGACCGAAGCGGTCAGAAATGCCGCTGAAGGTGAAATTAAGAAGCGAATCTCGGTTCGCCGTCTTGGTTTGCCGGAAGATATTGCTAATGCAGTCCTCTTCCTGGCGAGTGATGAAGCCAGCTACATTACCGGACACGTCTTGACTGTCGATGGTGGCCTGACTTTAGGTGGTTTCTAA
- a CDS encoding 3-hydroxyacyl-ACP dehydratase FabZ family protein, producing the protein MRFSLIDQITELKAGESITAAKNLTLAEEYLQDHFPGFPVMPGVLMVEALVQTSAWLMRYSEDFRYSTVLLDEAKAVKFNSFVKPGDTITIQSKLQKKNDESTWTFKASGNVGETNVITAKLILKQFNLADEYPSIASGDAVQTESIKTLFNVLYPQAESAKS; encoded by the coding sequence ATGCGGTTTTCACTGATTGACCAAATTACTGAACTCAAGGCAGGTGAGTCGATCACAGCTGCCAAGAACCTGACTTTGGCTGAGGAATACCTGCAGGATCACTTTCCTGGATTTCCTGTGATGCCAGGGGTTCTCATGGTGGAAGCTCTTGTGCAAACCAGTGCGTGGTTGATGCGGTATTCCGAAGACTTTCGCTACAGCACGGTTTTATTGGACGAAGCAAAGGCTGTGAAATTCAACAGCTTCGTAAAGCCGGGTGATACGATCACCATTCAAAGCAAGCTGCAGAAGAAAAACGACGAATCGACCTGGACGTTCAAAGCGAGCGGAAATGTCGGTGAAACGAACGTTATCACAGCGAAGTTGATTCTGAAGCAGTTCAATTTAGCCGATGAATACCCGAGTATAGCCTCGGGAGATGCAGTTCAAACGGAATCGATCAAAACTCTCTTCAATGTGCTTTATCCACAGGCTGAATCTGCGAAATCTTAG
- a CDS encoding sugar phosphate isomerase/epimerase family protein, translated as MTSTTLHRRRFLQTTAAIGASALLPSLGLAADKSPLFKISVAQWSLHKALFAKKIDNLDFAQIAKDEFDIDAIEYVNQFFKDKAKDKKYLAEMHKRAADHGVNSLLIMVDGEGQLGAREKAKRAQTVENHKKWVEAAANLGCHAIRVNAASSGTYEEQIELAADGLNQLTQYASTYQLRVIVENHGGYSSDGAWLAEVMRRVNHPHCGTLPDFGNFRVRGNSWYDRYEGVKELMPYAHAVSAKSHDFDENGNETRTDYNRMMDIVLDAGYRGYVGIEYEGSALDEYAGIKATKKLLERTRNELTKVYG; from the coding sequence ATGACTTCAACGACACTTCATCGCCGTCGGTTTTTACAAACAACTGCCGCCATCGGGGCATCAGCCTTGTTGCCATCTCTCGGGTTGGCGGCTGATAAAAGCCCACTTTTCAAGATCTCTGTCGCGCAGTGGTCACTTCATAAGGCTCTCTTTGCCAAGAAAATTGACAACCTCGACTTTGCCCAGATTGCAAAAGACGAATTTGACATCGATGCCATCGAATACGTGAACCAGTTCTTCAAGGATAAAGCTAAAGACAAGAAGTATCTCGCTGAAATGCACAAACGGGCGGCTGATCATGGGGTGAACAGCCTGCTGATCATGGTTGACGGAGAAGGTCAACTGGGAGCCCGAGAGAAAGCGAAACGTGCGCAAACAGTTGAAAACCACAAGAAATGGGTCGAAGCTGCAGCGAACCTGGGATGTCATGCAATTCGAGTCAACGCAGCCAGTAGTGGAACTTACGAAGAGCAAATTGAGTTGGCTGCCGACGGTTTAAATCAATTGACACAATACGCATCGACGTACCAGCTAAGAGTGATCGTTGAAAACCATGGCGGATATTCTTCGGACGGAGCATGGCTTGCAGAAGTGATGAGGCGAGTCAATCACCCGCACTGCGGAACTCTCCCAGACTTCGGCAACTTCAGAGTCAGAGGGAATTCATGGTATGACCGCTACGAAGGTGTGAAAGAGTTGATGCCATACGCCCACGCGGTGAGTGCCAAGTCCCATGATTTCGACGAGAATGGAAATGAAACGCGAACCGACTACAACCGCATGATGGACATCGTTCTCGATGCGGGATACCGAGGGTATGTCGGAATCGAGTACGAAGGTTCTGCCCTGGATGAGTATGCAGGAATCAAAGCAACCAAGAAACTCCTTGAACGGACACGCAACGAACTGACAAAAGTCTATGGTTAA
- a CDS encoding ROK family protein has product MVKLYAGVDVGGTSIKCALGTSDGTLLKEGAIPTDSHEGPDDVLRRIGEHINALVREVGGDSVTALGMGLPGLVDVHQGITRYLPNMTTHWRDVPAAAKLSAIVDCPVRLLNDVRTATLGELTFGRGKSVDTMAFIAIGTGIGGGIVIDGKLRLGPMGAAGEIGHQTIDRTGPLCGCGNHGCLETLASGTALTAEGVRLMLMGLAPNLHELVDGDPGEISVELMGQVANQDDPVRDAILNAAADIAIGVANIITTIHPELIVIGGGVANLGALLLDRIRQDVEDRVGRLFPVDDIRIERSLLKEKAGVLGAVALGIHGLPA; this is encoded by the coding sequence ATGGTTAAGCTCTACGCAGGAGTCGATGTTGGCGGCACATCGATCAAGTGCGCGCTGGGAACAAGTGACGGGACGCTCCTCAAAGAGGGAGCGATTCCCACAGACTCGCATGAAGGGCCGGATGATGTTCTGCGCCGCATCGGGGAACACATTAACGCACTTGTCAGAGAAGTGGGCGGAGATTCCGTGACAGCGCTCGGGATGGGATTGCCCGGCTTGGTAGACGTGCATCAAGGCATTACGCGATACCTTCCGAACATGACGACTCATTGGCGAGACGTTCCCGCAGCTGCAAAACTTTCAGCGATTGTCGATTGTCCCGTTCGGCTGTTAAACGATGTGCGAACTGCTACTCTCGGCGAACTCACATTCGGGCGAGGAAAGTCCGTGGACACGATGGCTTTCATCGCAATCGGAACCGGCATCGGCGGCGGCATTGTGATCGATGGGAAACTGCGACTGGGACCGATGGGAGCAGCAGGCGAAATCGGACATCAAACAATTGACCGGACCGGTCCGTTGTGTGGATGTGGAAACCATGGTTGCCTCGAAACACTGGCAAGTGGAACGGCATTGACCGCTGAAGGTGTTCGTTTAATGTTGATGGGGCTCGCTCCCAATTTGCATGAGCTCGTCGATGGCGATCCGGGTGAGATTTCCGTTGAACTCATGGGACAAGTCGCAAACCAGGATGATCCCGTACGCGATGCAATCCTCAACGCCGCAGCTGACATTGCCATCGGTGTCGCCAACATCATCACGACAATTCACCCGGAACTGATCGTCATAGGTGGAGGTGTCGCGAATCTGGGGGCACTCCTTCTTGATCGGATTCGTCAAGATGTTGAAGACCGAGTGGGACGCCTGTTCCCCGTTGACGACATCCGCATCGAGCGTTCACTACTGAAAGAAAAAGCTGGCGTGCTTGGTGCTGTTGCCTTGGGAATTCATGGGCTTCCAGCTTGA
- a CDS encoding PVC-type heme-binding CxxCH protein: MIRTLFLSLVMTGLLWGTTHAQEEGFRPIFDGESLAGWKGEEGRWVVKDGAIVGETTPETPLDHNTFLVWDQGEVDDFELRLQFRISGSDKANSGIQFRGSQREDGHVIGYQADIDIAGAWIGSLYDEATGRGPLAKRGNKSVIGEDGKPQPEQVADPAELFKKIDLDGWNEYSITARGNHITLKINGDVTAEVLDNDPNGLDRSGILALQLHTGPPMKIEFKNIRLKRFPLKDGWKKVVFVAGTPSHGYFSHEHNAGCKLLAKKLTESGQKIISTVYTNGWPKDPTAFDNADTVVSYCDGGGRHYLNNNLEQFQHLVDERGVGLVCLHYAVETVTGDPGNSFLKWIGGFFEVDWSVNPHWVAKFDKLPDHPITNGVEPFEIRDEWYYHMRFVSDMKGVTPILSDLPPRESLNRPDGHHSGNPHVRAAVMERKEPQHVAWAYDRPDGKGRGFGFTGGHFHKNWANDSFRKVVLNAILWTANADVPEEGVNSPTPTQEELEANQDFPKPGAKKKSANSKTTNSNKSKSAPADKLSGTGTKPVASSKILTSKTPGHAETIEADITGAKKLFLVVTDGGNGFSCDWADWAEPRLTHPNKSKQARAESDKNVEVAADDEVAMDLTTLKWASAVSDWGKVQVGKNAGGGALKINGKAVSTGIGVHANSIIEYNLPEGHKFTKFKSRVGLDNGGTDQAGGASSSVQFHVFTERPSKSFLAQVSGGGTSVAAASHESGDAVEQLKVHDQLEATLFASEPMMSNPASIDIDHLGRVWVCEAINYRAFRNKDIIGDRPEGDRILVLEDTNGDAKADKSTVFYQGHDVDSAHGILILPTTNGKGLRALVSALDSVFFLIDDDGDLKSDRKEILFTGISGAQHDHGIHAFHFGPDGKLYFNFGNAGKQIKDKEGKPIIDLAGNEVNDSRKPYQEGMVFRCNLDGSEFETLGWNFRNNWEVCVDSFGTMWQSDNDDDGNRGVRINYVMEYGNYGYKDEFTGAGWKEPRTGWEEEIPLRHWHLNDPGVVPNLLQTGQGAPTGICLYEGELLPEIFHGQPIHCDAGPNICRAYITKRDGAGYTAEAVDILDGASNKWFRPSDVCVAPDGSILVADWYDPGVGGHRMQDAKRGRIFRVVPKGKDLANKYSSSKIDVSTPEGAVIALSSPNMSRRYLGWTALMEMGQDALPALKVMLESDKPYLRARALWAIGKLNINTDERLAFILAAMNDNENLDQQITAARLARQLLSEIPVDQYTGKVTIDELNLALAREVLISMRAAELPDEPELWAKLASKYDGKDRWYLEALGIAANGQWDECLSKWLDNGGDPTSPAGREIVWRSRASRTPELLADLITNPNTPTGDLPRLFRSLDFQNSVAKQDVVLDLAFKEISGVDAKDIAFIHAEALNRLKGFDLESKPKYMAALKTTLDANEGTTQFIQLVDKFNVTDRYPALLKIALANPNSQIAVEAVTTLYNKKQHKLIRESLASDNREVVEKTLAALSTAASGHSNGPLLEVVKDGSRPIWARRGAVKALGASLPGAKALLKMAQENEYSPQIKDAVAVTLNGSRWKIINEPASKLFPPPPGKENKPIPAISQLIEMKGNSSNGRVIFNTTGTCNKCHKVNGIGQEVGPDLSEIGKKLSRPALFESILYPSAGISHNYENWLVVTDEGLSFSGLLVSETDEEIKIKDEKGIVRTIKTSAVEAKKKQDISLMPADLQKLITVQELVDTVEYLQSLKEKQ; the protein is encoded by the coding sequence ATGATTCGGACACTTTTTTTGTCGCTGGTGATGACCGGTCTCCTATGGGGGACCACTCATGCTCAGGAAGAGGGATTCCGTCCAATCTTTGATGGAGAATCTCTCGCTGGCTGGAAAGGTGAAGAAGGTCGATGGGTCGTCAAGGATGGAGCGATCGTCGGTGAAACGACACCAGAAACCCCGCTAGATCACAACACATTTCTTGTTTGGGATCAGGGCGAAGTCGATGACTTCGAACTCCGGTTGCAGTTTCGAATTTCCGGGTCAGACAAAGCCAACAGTGGCATTCAGTTCCGTGGATCTCAACGTGAAGATGGTCACGTCATCGGCTATCAGGCCGACATCGACATCGCTGGAGCCTGGATCGGCTCACTGTACGATGAAGCAACAGGCCGAGGACCTCTCGCAAAACGAGGAAACAAATCGGTCATTGGCGAGGATGGAAAACCGCAACCAGAGCAAGTTGCGGATCCGGCTGAACTCTTCAAAAAAATTGACCTCGATGGCTGGAACGAATACTCGATCACCGCACGTGGCAATCACATCACATTGAAAATCAATGGCGATGTCACAGCTGAAGTTCTTGACAATGATCCAAATGGACTGGATCGCTCCGGGATTCTGGCATTGCAACTGCATACCGGCCCGCCGATGAAAATCGAATTCAAGAACATTCGCTTAAAGCGATTCCCCTTGAAAGATGGTTGGAAGAAAGTTGTCTTCGTCGCGGGAACTCCCAGCCACGGATACTTCTCACACGAACACAACGCCGGTTGTAAATTACTCGCGAAAAAGCTGACTGAATCTGGGCAAAAAATCATTTCAACAGTCTACACCAACGGCTGGCCGAAAGATCCGACAGCCTTCGACAATGCCGATACTGTTGTCTCGTACTGTGATGGCGGCGGCCGGCATTATCTCAACAACAACCTGGAACAGTTTCAACATCTGGTCGATGAGCGCGGTGTCGGACTGGTTTGTCTTCACTACGCAGTCGAAACCGTCACCGGCGATCCCGGAAACAGTTTCCTGAAATGGATTGGTGGGTTCTTCGAAGTTGACTGGTCTGTCAATCCCCACTGGGTTGCGAAGTTTGACAAGCTTCCGGACCACCCGATCACCAATGGTGTCGAGCCATTTGAAATCAGAGATGAGTGGTATTACCACATGCGATTCGTTTCGGACATGAAAGGGGTCACTCCCATCCTGAGCGACTTACCACCGCGCGAAAGTTTGAATCGTCCAGATGGACACCACTCCGGAAATCCACATGTCCGGGCTGCTGTGATGGAACGCAAAGAGCCTCAACATGTCGCTTGGGCGTATGACCGCCCAGATGGAAAAGGTCGCGGCTTCGGTTTCACTGGGGGGCACTTCCATAAAAACTGGGCGAACGACAGTTTCCGGAAAGTTGTCTTAAACGCCATCCTCTGGACAGCCAACGCAGACGTTCCAGAAGAGGGAGTCAACTCGCCAACACCAACACAAGAAGAATTGGAAGCCAACCAAGACTTTCCGAAACCCGGAGCGAAGAAAAAGTCGGCAAACAGCAAAACGACAAACAGCAACAAATCCAAAAGTGCTCCCGCAGATAAATTATCTGGCACAGGGACCAAGCCAGTGGCCTCATCGAAGATTCTGACTTCGAAAACTCCGGGGCATGCCGAAACAATCGAAGCGGATATCACAGGTGCCAAGAAACTTTTCCTCGTCGTCACTGATGGCGGAAACGGTTTCAGTTGCGATTGGGCGGACTGGGCAGAACCTCGGTTGACTCATCCGAACAAGTCCAAACAGGCTCGTGCTGAGAGCGACAAAAACGTTGAAGTTGCAGCTGATGATGAAGTTGCGATGGACCTCACAACTCTCAAATGGGCGTCAGCAGTCAGCGACTGGGGAAAGGTTCAGGTCGGTAAAAACGCTGGAGGTGGGGCTCTCAAGATCAATGGAAAAGCAGTCTCGACCGGCATTGGCGTTCATGCGAATTCGATTATTGAATACAACCTGCCTGAAGGACACAAGTTCACAAAATTCAAATCCCGCGTCGGTCTTGATAACGGCGGAACCGACCAGGCAGGCGGAGCAAGTTCGAGCGTCCAGTTTCACGTCTTTACCGAACGACCGAGCAAGAGTTTTCTCGCGCAGGTCTCTGGAGGTGGAACTTCTGTCGCCGCCGCAAGTCACGAATCTGGTGATGCTGTCGAACAATTAAAAGTTCACGATCAGCTGGAAGCAACACTCTTCGCTTCCGAGCCGATGATGTCAAACCCGGCCTCGATCGACATCGATCACCTCGGACGAGTCTGGGTTTGCGAGGCGATTAATTATCGTGCTTTTCGCAATAAAGACATCATTGGAGATCGTCCTGAAGGAGATCGCATCCTGGTTCTCGAAGACACAAACGGCGACGCGAAAGCAGATAAATCGACAGTCTTCTATCAAGGCCACGATGTCGACTCTGCTCACGGAATTCTGATCCTCCCAACGACCAACGGCAAAGGGCTTCGCGCACTTGTTTCTGCGTTGGACTCAGTCTTCTTTCTGATTGATGACGATGGAGATTTAAAATCGGATCGCAAGGAAATTCTTTTCACTGGAATTTCAGGCGCGCAACATGATCACGGAATTCATGCCTTTCATTTCGGCCCAGACGGCAAGCTCTATTTCAACTTTGGAAACGCTGGAAAGCAGATCAAAGACAAAGAGGGCAAACCGATCATTGACCTCGCCGGGAATGAAGTCAACGATTCTCGCAAACCGTATCAAGAGGGGATGGTCTTCCGCTGCAATCTCGATGGCAGCGAGTTTGAAACGCTCGGTTGGAACTTCCGAAACAACTGGGAAGTCTGTGTCGATTCATTCGGGACAATGTGGCAATCTGACAACGATGACGACGGCAATCGTGGAGTCCGCATCAACTATGTCATGGAATATGGCAATTACGGATATAAGGACGAATTCACAGGAGCAGGCTGGAAGGAACCGCGTACTGGCTGGGAAGAGGAAATTCCTCTTCGCCACTGGCACTTGAACGACCCGGGTGTTGTGCCGAATCTGTTGCAAACCGGACAAGGTGCACCGACGGGAATCTGTTTGTACGAAGGAGAATTGCTGCCGGAAATTTTCCACGGTCAGCCGATCCACTGTGACGCAGGACCAAACATTTGCCGAGCATACATCACCAAGCGAGACGGTGCCGGATACACCGCAGAAGCAGTCGATATCCTCGACGGAGCTTCCAATAAATGGTTCCGACCTTCGGATGTTTGTGTCGCTCCAGATGGTTCCATCCTCGTCGCAGACTGGTACGACCCCGGAGTTGGCGGACACCGAATGCAGGATGCAAAACGTGGCCGAATTTTTCGGGTGGTCCCCAAAGGAAAAGATCTCGCGAACAAATATTCGTCTTCGAAGATCGACGTTTCAACGCCTGAAGGTGCTGTAATAGCGCTCAGTTCACCCAACATGTCTCGACGTTATCTCGGCTGGACTGCCCTCATGGAAATGGGACAAGATGCCTTGCCAGCATTGAAGGTCATGTTGGAGTCAGACAAGCCTTACCTGAGAGCACGCGCCTTATGGGCCATCGGAAAGCTGAACATTAATACTGATGAGCGTTTGGCTTTCATTCTGGCTGCGATGAATGACAACGAAAATCTGGATCAACAAATCACAGCGGCCCGTTTGGCCCGTCAACTTCTGAGTGAAATTCCGGTCGATCAATACACCGGAAAAGTCACGATTGACGAACTGAATCTTGCCTTGGCCCGTGAAGTCTTGATTTCAATGCGGGCTGCTGAGTTACCTGATGAACCGGAACTCTGGGCTAAACTCGCTTCGAAATATGACGGCAAGGACCGATGGTATCTTGAGGCCTTGGGTATTGCGGCAAATGGACAATGGGACGAATGTCTTTCCAAGTGGCTCGACAACGGAGGCGATCCGACCTCGCCAGCGGGCCGCGAGATTGTCTGGAGATCCCGTGCAAGCCGGACTCCTGAACTTCTCGCTGATCTTATCACCAATCCCAACACACCAACGGGCGATTTGCCGCGTCTCTTCCGGTCACTCGACTTCCAAAACAGTGTTGCCAAACAAGATGTCGTTTTAGACCTTGCCTTCAAAGAAATTTCCGGTGTCGACGCAAAAGATATCGCCTTTATCCATGCAGAAGCACTCAACCGCCTGAAGGGTTTTGATCTCGAATCAAAACCGAAATACATGGCAGCCTTGAAGACCACTTTGGACGCCAACGAAGGAACGACGCAATTCATCCAACTCGTCGACAAATTCAACGTGACAGACCGTTACCCGGCTCTGCTGAAAATAGCGCTGGCGAATCCGAATTCGCAAATCGCCGTCGAAGCAGTCACTACGCTGTACAATAAGAAGCAACATAAACTGATCAGAGAATCTCTGGCGAGCGACAATCGTGAAGTGGTCGAGAAGACACTTGCAGCTCTTTCGACAGCTGCGAGTGGGCACAGCAATGGCCCATTGTTAGAAGTCGTTAAGGATGGATCACGACCGATTTGGGCACGCCGTGGCGCGGTGAAAGCACTCGGAGCTTCCCTCCCAGGAGCCAAGGCACTTCTGAAAATGGCTCAGGAGAATGAGTACTCCCCTCAAATCAAGGATGCCGTCGCAGTCACCCTCAACGGCTCACGATGGAAAATCATCAATGAGCCTGCCTCGAAACTCTTCCCACCACCTCCGGGAAAAGAAAACAAGCCGATTCCTGCGATTTCGCAGCTCATTGAAATGAAAGGAAACTCGTCAAACGGACGAGTGATTTTCAACACCACCGGAACATGTAACAAATGTCACAAGGTGAATGGAATCGGCCAGGAAGTTGGCCCGGACCTTTCAGAAATCGGAAAGAAGCTGAGCCGCCCTGCATTATTTGAATCGATCCTGTACCCTTCAGCCGGAATCAGCCACAACTACGAAAACTGGTTGGTCGTCACCGACGAGGGACTGAGCTTCAGTGGTCTGCTGGTGAGTGAGACTGACGAGGAAATCAAAATCAAAGATGAAAAAGGAATCGTCCGGACCATCAAAACATCTGCAGTGGAGGCGAAGAAGAAGCAAGACATTTCCCTCATGCCTGCTGATTTACAAAAACTGATCACCGTTCAGGAACTGGTTGATACAGTTGAGTACCTTCAGTCGTTGAAGGAGAAACAGTAG